One region of Oryza sativa Japonica Group chromosome 5, ASM3414082v1 genomic DNA includes:
- the LOC107278524 gene encoding protein LURP-one-related 5: MALLDQAVAVAAAPRANKRAKVAAEEEEYDEPCRSPPAPAAKKKVARLTVWCKSLVFHGEGYAVFDDADGRMVFRVDSYGAGRRLVALMDHAGRVLLTVVRRHRRHCRVLLMSLRPDTWEVYKGDVGDGDGAATCSQDEPPRLVMRATKDLGNPSCTVSMLAAGAGAGNGDEAACGHGVYRMSWSCREEWSRVHCSSGCINSLVAEVRRKRGGPRKTTLLGKDVLSLTVQPGMDQAVAMAMLMISNSYR; the protein is encoded by the exons ATGGCGTTGCTGGaccaggcggtggcggtggcggcggcgccgagagCCAACAAgagggcgaaggtggcggcggaggaggaggagtacgaCGAGCCatgccggtcgccgccggcgccggcggcgaagaagaAGGTGGCGAGGCTGACGGTGTGGTGCAAGTCGCTGGTGTTCCACGGCGAGGGGTACGCGGTGTTCGACGACGCGGACGGGCGGATGGTGTTCCGCGTGGACAGctacggcgccggccgccgcctcgtggcGCTCATGGACCACGCCGGCCGCGTCCTCCTCAccgtcgtccgccgccaccgccgccattgcAGGGTGCTGCTGATGAGCTTGAGGCCGGATACATGGGAGGTGTACAAGGgcgacgtcggcgacggcgatggcgccgccACGTGCTCCCAGGATGAGCCGCCACGTCTCGTGATGAGGGCGACCAAGGACCTGGGCAACCCGAGCTGCACCGTGTccatgctcgccgccggcgccggcgccggcaacggcgacgaggcggcgtgCGGCCATGGCGTCTACCGCATGAGCTGGTCGTGCCGGGAGGAGTGGTCCAGGGTTCACTGCTCTAGCGGCTGCATCAACTCCCTCGTCGCCGAg GTGAGAAGGAAGAGAGGCGggccgaggaagacgacgctgCTGGGGAAGGACGTGTTGTCACTGACGGTGCAGCCAGGGATGGACCAGGCCGTCGCCATGGCCATGCTCATGATCTCCAACTCCTACCGCTGA